AACTTCAGTCGCTTCAGTCGCTGCACGGAGAAACGAATGCTCTTTGATCTGCGATCTTCTCCTAGCGACCGAAGCGACTGAACCGGATCGAGAATCCCGACGTCCATAAGGAAGACGGCCATCAGCAGCGCGAGGCAGGACATGCTCACCACCGCGCAACAGTGCGCGGCGGCAGGCTGGCCGGTGCATCCGCTCACTCCCGGCCGTAAAGGTCCGGTCCGCAACTGCCCGGCCTGCCGCCGCGGATCCCACCTGCCCGGCGACTGTGCCTGCCTGTGCGAGGGCGGGTGGTGTCACGGCTTCCACAGCGCCACGACGGACCCGGCCCGCATCCACACATGGTGGTCAACTCTCCCCGAGGCGGGCGTCGGCGTCTCCTGCGGCCCCGCAGGCATCGTCGTCCTGGACATCGACGCACACGCCGCACCACTGCCCGCCCGCGACCGGCTGTGGCCCGGGATCCCCGTGCACGACCACGTCGACCTGGTCGGCCTGGAAGACGGCTTCCACACCCTCGCCGTGCTCGCCGCCCTGCGAGGCGCCCCGGACCCGGCCGAAGACAACTCGACGCTGCGCGTGCGCACCCCATCCGGGGGCCTGCACGTGTGGTACCAGGTCGAGGCCGCGCAGCGCTTCGTCTCCTCCGTCGGCTCCGGCACCGGATCGGGGCGCAGCCTGTGCTGGCAGGTGGACGTCCGGGCCCACGGCGGCTACATCATCGCCCCTGGCACCCGCACCACCGACGGCACCTACACCCGCCTCGGCACCGCCCGCTCCCCAGCCACCCTGCCCCGGTGGCTCGCCGACGAACTCACCCGCACCGGCCACACCGCTCAAGTCCCGCCAGCGCGCCC
The sequence above is a segment of the Streptomyces sp. NBC_01775 genome. Coding sequences within it:
- a CDS encoding bifunctional DNA primase/polymerase: MLTTAQQCAAAGWPVHPLTPGRKGPVRNCPACRRGSHLPGDCACLCEGGWCHGFHSATTDPARIHTWWSTLPEAGVGVSCGPAGIVVLDIDAHAAPLPARDRLWPGIPVHDHVDLVGLEDGFHTLAVLAALRGAPDPAEDNSTLRVRTPSGGLHVWYQVEAAQRFVSSVGSGTGSGRSLCWQVDVRAHGGYIIAPGTRTTDGTYTRLGTARSPATLPRWLADELTRTGHTAQVPPARPRVTVASRARAAVVRAGGGREAAAKAMETVLAQVAECAAAAQNTGFTEKLNRAAYTAGGLVAAGQLDEAAAREALQAAADYARPGQHARTAQIIHAGLAAGTQRPMYPGART